From a single Lentisphaera profundi genomic region:
- a CDS encoding DUF1501 domain-containing protein, whose product MNTNNTFNRRSFLKSGASGLLASQSLLASSLSEGSRNVNNPGGTQAPHFQPKAKRVIFLHMAGGPSHLEMFDYKPVLKKFDGKACPQELLEGKKLAFSKGVPTMLGPQADFKQYGQDGTWVSERLPHFSKIVDEVTMIKSMTTSQFNHAPAQILMHTGYQLLGRPSLGSWLSYGLGSENNNMPGFVVLNSGGKNPSAGKSVWGSGFLPSIYQGVQCRSTGEPVLFSKNPKMIDAQLRQKTIGSINRLNKIQYNKHHDPETLTRIAQYKMANRMQTEAPHVMNLNLEPQYIRDLYGAVPGQASFANNCLLARRMIENDVRFVQLYDWGWDSHGTAPSTDLHQGFADKCRDIDRPVYALLNDLKARGLLEDTLVVWGGEFGRTPFRENRGGKYGKYVGRDHSPNAFTMWMAGAGVKKGFNYGESDDTGYNAAIDPVEVHDLQATILHLMGFDHERLTYPFQGRDFRLTDVFGRVLHKVLA is encoded by the coding sequence ATGAATACAAACAACACATTCAACCGTCGTAGTTTCCTTAAGTCTGGTGCCTCAGGCCTTTTAGCGTCTCAGTCATTACTCGCTTCATCATTAAGTGAGGGAAGTCGCAATGTAAATAACCCTGGCGGGACTCAAGCTCCGCATTTCCAACCTAAAGCCAAACGCGTCATTTTCTTACACATGGCGGGTGGGCCCTCTCATTTAGAAATGTTTGACTACAAACCCGTACTAAAGAAATTCGATGGCAAAGCTTGCCCACAAGAATTACTTGAAGGAAAAAAATTGGCGTTCTCTAAAGGTGTTCCCACCATGTTGGGCCCTCAAGCAGATTTCAAACAATATGGCCAAGACGGTACTTGGGTTTCTGAACGTCTCCCCCATTTCTCCAAAATTGTTGATGAAGTCACTATGATAAAATCAATGACCACAAGCCAGTTCAATCATGCCCCAGCTCAAATCCTTATGCACACCGGCTACCAACTCCTAGGGCGTCCAAGCCTAGGTTCATGGTTGAGCTATGGCCTAGGCTCCGAAAACAATAATATGCCCGGCTTTGTCGTCCTTAACTCTGGTGGCAAGAACCCATCGGCAGGGAAAAGTGTTTGGGGCAGTGGTTTTCTACCCAGTATTTATCAAGGGGTTCAATGCCGCAGTACAGGTGAGCCCGTACTCTTTTCAAAGAATCCAAAAATGATTGATGCCCAACTCCGCCAGAAAACTATTGGCTCCATTAATCGACTTAATAAAATCCAATACAATAAACATCACGATCCCGAAACTCTCACGCGTATTGCCCAGTACAAAATGGCCAATCGCATGCAAACTGAAGCACCTCACGTCATGAATCTAAACCTAGAGCCTCAATATATTCGAGATCTCTATGGCGCGGTGCCTGGCCAAGCCTCCTTTGCCAACAACTGCTTGCTCGCACGGAGAATGATTGAGAATGATGTGCGCTTTGTTCAACTCTATGATTGGGGCTGGGACTCGCACGGGACGGCTCCATCAACTGACCTGCACCAAGGCTTTGCTGATAAATGCCGCGACATTGATCGTCCCGTTTATGCCTTACTCAATGACCTTAAAGCCCGCGGCCTCTTAGAGGACACCCTCGTGGTTTGGGGTGGTGAATTTGGTCGCACTCCTTTCCGTGAAAACCGCGGTGGGAAATATGGAAAATATGTCGGCCGTGACCATAGTCCTAATGCTTTCACTATGTGGATGGCTGGTGCAGGCGTCAAAAAAGGCTTCAATTATGGAGAAAGTGATGACACTGGTTATAATGCCGCCATTGATCCGGTCGAAGTTCATGACCTGCAAGCCACCATCCTCCACCTCATGGGCTTTGATCATGAACGTCTCACCTACCCATTTCAAGGTCGAGACTTTAGGCTTACCGATGTTTTTGGACGCGTTCTTCACAAGGTTTTAGCATAA
- a CDS encoding PSD1 and planctomycete cytochrome C domain-containing protein, protein MNRLLKYTLVSLSISLSAIADIDFNRDIRPIFNRSCTGCHGGVKKAGGLSLITKEEAFGKTKNGIGIVPGKPQESMLYKLITHDDPSKRMPFEKTPLTKDEIQIIKTWIEDGAQWDEHWAYMPIKNAVPPANPAKTAIDKFINRELSKQKISPTSEANKNTLIRRAFLDLIGMPPSQEEFLRFQQASYEEMLDYLLENPKFGEKWTSMWLDLARYADTMGYEKDPHRSIYPYRSWLIKAFNKNMPYDQFITEQIAGDMLPKPTQDQVIATAFHRNTQTNTEGGTDDEEFRVAAVLDRTVTTWEALMGTSFGCVQCHSHPYDPIDHKEYYQFMSFFNNSADSDKQNEFPTLLIQSIQEKEKTKKEQAILNQLNKEKNQLSSKLKELKKEKDINKAKPTHALTKPKEKKSAPEQKSELQLTEEKLTEVNKKIKTSQGRIKHFSRLKIPIMKELEKPRESHVFIRGSWEDLGEKVSPAVPKIMNPFPKDAPKNRLGLSQWLTSPDNTLVSRVAVNRFWEQIFGYGLVETLEDFGSQGKKPSHPELLDYLAYKFMHTHKWSMKSLIREILLSDAYRRSSEASLDLVERDPRNQYLARFPRVRLTPEQIRDQALQASGLLNEKMLGPSVMPYQPDGVWQSVYNGGKWIESKNGDQYRRALYTYWKRTSPYPAMETFDMTSRENCTTRRIRTNTPLQALVTLNDPAFLEIAGKLGERMNKQEGDFSAKINHGFALLLARKASNDEIIILKEIYDDTVKNKKQALESWTVIANIMLNLDETINKI, encoded by the coding sequence ATGAATCGACTTCTCAAATATACCTTAGTCTCTTTAAGCATTAGCCTAAGTGCTATTGCCGACATCGACTTTAACCGCGATATACGCCCCATTTTCAATCGCTCCTGCACTGGATGCCATGGTGGTGTAAAAAAAGCTGGTGGGCTCAGCCTCATCACAAAAGAAGAAGCCTTTGGAAAAACAAAAAATGGTATTGGTATTGTCCCAGGTAAACCTCAAGAGAGTATGCTCTACAAACTCATCACTCATGATGATCCCTCTAAGCGTATGCCCTTTGAAAAAACTCCACTTACTAAAGATGAAATCCAAATCATTAAAACCTGGATTGAAGATGGAGCTCAATGGGATGAGCACTGGGCCTATATGCCCATAAAAAATGCGGTGCCTCCTGCGAATCCCGCAAAGACCGCCATTGATAAATTCATTAATAGGGAACTCTCTAAGCAGAAAATAAGCCCCACTAGTGAAGCCAATAAAAACACGCTAATTCGACGCGCTTTCTTGGATCTCATTGGCATGCCACCAAGCCAGGAAGAATTTTTGCGCTTTCAGCAAGCTTCTTACGAAGAAATGCTCGATTACTTGTTAGAAAACCCAAAATTTGGTGAAAAATGGACCTCCATGTGGCTCGATCTCGCTCGCTATGCAGATACCATGGGCTATGAAAAAGACCCTCACCGTTCAATATATCCCTATCGCTCCTGGTTAATCAAAGCCTTTAACAAAAACATGCCTTATGATCAGTTCATTACTGAACAAATAGCCGGTGATATGCTGCCTAAGCCGACTCAAGATCAAGTCATTGCCACTGCTTTTCATCGCAATACTCAAACCAATACTGAGGGTGGTACTGACGACGAAGAATTTCGCGTTGCCGCTGTATTAGATCGTACTGTCACCACTTGGGAAGCCTTGATGGGCACCTCATTTGGCTGTGTCCAATGCCATAGTCACCCCTATGACCCCATCGACCATAAAGAATACTATCAATTCATGAGTTTCTTTAATAATTCTGCCGATAGTGATAAACAAAACGAATTCCCGACTCTGCTCATTCAGTCTATCCAAGAAAAAGAAAAAACTAAAAAAGAGCAAGCTATACTCAATCAACTTAACAAAGAAAAAAATCAATTAAGTAGCAAGCTTAAAGAGCTCAAGAAAGAAAAAGATATAAATAAAGCTAAGCCTACCCACGCGCTCACAAAACCGAAAGAAAAAAAATCAGCCCCAGAGCAAAAAAGCGAGCTTCAATTAACAGAAGAAAAACTCACCGAAGTCAATAAAAAAATCAAAACTTCTCAAGGAAGAATCAAACACTTCTCTCGCCTAAAAATCCCCATTATGAAAGAGCTTGAGAAGCCTCGTGAAAGCCACGTTTTTATTAGAGGTAGCTGGGAAGACCTCGGTGAAAAAGTTTCTCCCGCAGTCCCCAAAATCATGAATCCCTTCCCAAAAGACGCACCAAAAAATCGTTTAGGTTTAAGTCAATGGTTAACTTCTCCCGATAATACCTTAGTTAGTCGCGTGGCGGTCAATCGTTTTTGGGAACAAATCTTTGGCTATGGTTTAGTTGAAACACTAGAAGATTTTGGCTCCCAAGGGAAAAAGCCAAGTCATCCTGAGCTTTTGGATTACCTCGCTTATAAATTCATGCACACGCACAAGTGGTCAATGAAATCACTCATTCGTGAAATTCTTTTAAGTGATGCCTACCGCAGAAGTTCTGAAGCTAGTTTAGACTTAGTTGAACGCGACCCTCGCAACCAATACCTCGCCCGTTTCCCCCGTGTCAGACTCACCCCAGAACAAATACGAGATCAAGCTTTACAAGCTTCTGGCCTACTCAATGAAAAAATGCTCGGCCCCTCAGTCATGCCCTATCAACCCGATGGAGTATGGCAAAGTGTTTACAATGGTGGCAAATGGATCGAAAGTAAAAATGGTGACCAGTATCGACGAGCTCTTTATACTTACTGGAAAAGAACGAGCCCCTATCCCGCCATGGAAACTTTTGATATGACTAGTAGAGAAAATTGTACAACCAGACGGATTCGTACCAACACTCCCTTGCAAGCGCTCGTCACTCTAAATGATCCTGCATTCTTGGAGATTGCCGGAAAATTAGGCGAAAGAATGAACAAGCAAGAAGGTGATTTCTCCGCAAAAATCAATCATGGCTTTGCACTTTTATTAGCGCGCAAAGCCAGCAATGATGAAATTATCATTCTCAAAGAAATTTATGACGATACCGTCAAAAACAAAAAACAAGCTCTTGAATCGTGGACAGTTATCGCCAACATCATGCTAAACCTCGATGAAACCATCAATAAAATTTAA
- a CDS encoding RNA polymerase sigma factor encodes MNKSLNTHETLLMRLQQNMDSWDEFTQVYERYIYLIMRAMKMNHHDAEDLSQDVLLKVWKNIANYDYRPDHARFRTWLSKICRNQVIDFIRKQKTEKIKREKNYSDIEDITLPQVEALAEEEWKVHVSTAAWENIQKDFNSEAMNCFEMINDGSPVAEIANKLKLSESSVYVYSKRVRDHMIAEVRRLNNSWN; translated from the coding sequence ATGAATAAATCCTTAAATACTCATGAAACGCTCTTGATGCGCTTGCAACAAAACATGGACTCATGGGATGAGTTCACTCAGGTGTATGAACGTTATATTTATTTAATAATGCGTGCTATGAAAATGAACCATCATGATGCCGAAGACCTCAGTCAAGACGTACTATTAAAGGTATGGAAAAACATTGCCAACTATGACTACAGACCAGACCATGCGCGCTTTCGAACCTGGCTTTCAAAAATTTGTCGCAACCAAGTCATTGACTTCATTAGAAAACAAAAGACAGAAAAAATCAAACGAGAAAAAAATTATAGCGATATTGAAGATATTACTCTTCCTCAAGTAGAAGCTCTTGCGGAGGAAGAATGGAAAGTTCACGTGAGCACTGCCGCTTGGGAGAATATTCAAAAAGATTTTAACAGCGAAGCAATGAATTGTTTCGAAATGATCAACGATGGATCCCCTGTTGCGGAAATTGCAAACAAATTAAAGCTCTCAGAAAGTTCAGTTTATGTTTATTCAAAACGAGTCCGCGATCACATGATCGCTGAAGTCAGACGTTTAAACAACTCCTGGAATTAA
- a CDS encoding serine/threonine-protein kinase, translated as MSEKFQVKRNLKKVFDDAVCDEQNSGKLYQQLKNSTERYTHQTELGQGGMKTVSLVKDTLTGRAVAKATLKDDTRRETSERFLREARICARLEHPNIVPLHDLGLDEAGDVYFTMKLVEGISFQELIEEIEANKSDVSLSELLDIFVKICDAVSYAHSQQIIHLDLKPENIQISHFGEVMVCDWGLARDLSQKENYTEELIVSESFVTQDGLIRGTPGYMPLNKREELFLKVVFNPIYIL; from the coding sequence ATGTCTGAAAAGTTTCAGGTGAAACGCAATTTGAAAAAAGTTTTTGATGATGCCGTCTGTGATGAGCAAAATTCTGGAAAACTATATCAACAGCTAAAAAATTCTACTGAACGCTATACCCATCAAACTGAACTCGGCCAAGGTGGCATGAAAACTGTGTCTTTAGTCAAAGACACTCTCACTGGACGAGCCGTTGCGAAAGCCACTTTAAAAGATGATACAAGACGTGAGACGAGTGAACGTTTTTTGCGCGAAGCGCGAATTTGTGCCCGATTAGAACATCCCAATATTGTTCCTTTACACGACCTAGGGCTAGACGAAGCTGGAGATGTGTATTTTACTATGAAACTTGTTGAAGGCATCAGTTTTCAGGAACTCATTGAAGAAATCGAGGCAAATAAATCTGACGTAAGTTTAAGCGAACTACTGGATATTTTCGTGAAAATTTGCGATGCGGTTTCTTATGCTCACTCACAACAAATCATTCATTTGGATCTCAAACCCGAAAATATTCAGATTAGTCACTTCGGTGAAGTCATGGTTTGTGACTGGGGCTTGGCAAGAGACCTCAGTCAAAAAGAGAATTATACCGAGGAGCTCATTGTTAGCGAAAGCTTTGTCACTCAAGATGGCTTGATTCGCGGAACCCCAGGCTATATGCCCCTGAACAAGCGCGAGGAGCTATTTCTGAAAGTAGTTTTCAATCCGATATATATTCTCTAG
- a CDS encoding DUF1501 domain-containing protein: MNLANQFNNLQNRRQFLSNSTLGLGALSLMGLNTDASETTVKTSDDIGLPDLPHFAPKAKRVIWLCMAGAPSQLDMFDYKPTLEKMFDKDLPESIRNGQRLTGMTANQSRFPLAPSKFKFKQHGQSGAWVSELMPHTAKMVDDLCIMQGMHTEQINHDPAITYLQTGNQIPGRPCMGSWLSYGLGSMNKNLPTYVAMTPSWTGRKDAQALYQRLWGSGFLPSEHQGIGFRSQGDPVLYLSDPKGVNSSTRRNMLDSLAAMNRKHFKDVNDPEINTRISQYEMAFRMQTSVPELTDTSKEKKSTLEMYGPDVHKKGTFAASCLLARRMVERDVRMVQIFHRGWDQHHNIAGDLPNQCKDIDQACYGLIQDLKQNGLLEDTLVVWGGEFGRTNYCQGKLTRENYGRDHHPRAFTMWMAGGGVKPGIVHGETDEFGYNVVKDGIHINDLNATILNQLGIDHNRLTYKFQGLDFKLTGVEGANIVKDILI, from the coding sequence ATGAATTTAGCTAATCAATTTAATAATCTTCAAAATAGACGCCAATTCCTTTCTAACTCAACACTCGGTCTAGGCGCTCTCAGCCTCATGGGACTCAATACTGATGCCTCAGAAACGACTGTCAAAACGAGTGATGATATCGGACTTCCTGACTTACCACATTTTGCACCCAAAGCCAAGCGCGTAATTTGGCTCTGTATGGCAGGTGCTCCCTCACAACTCGACATGTTTGACTATAAACCGACACTCGAAAAAATGTTTGATAAGGACCTTCCGGAATCGATTCGTAATGGTCAACGTCTCACAGGCATGACGGCTAACCAATCTCGCTTCCCTTTGGCTCCTTCGAAATTCAAATTCAAGCAACACGGCCAATCTGGCGCTTGGGTAAGTGAACTCATGCCACACACTGCTAAAATGGTCGATGATCTCTGCATCATGCAGGGCATGCATACCGAGCAAATTAACCACGACCCCGCGATAACCTACCTCCAAACCGGCAATCAAATCCCTGGTCGTCCTTGCATGGGATCCTGGCTTTCCTATGGCCTGGGTAGCATGAATAAAAACCTTCCTACCTATGTCGCCATGACCCCTTCATGGACTGGCCGTAAAGATGCCCAGGCGCTTTATCAACGTCTCTGGGGATCGGGCTTTTTACCCTCGGAACATCAGGGTATCGGCTTCCGTTCACAGGGCGACCCCGTACTTTATCTCTCCGATCCCAAAGGAGTTAATTCATCGACGCGTCGCAATATGCTCGATAGCCTGGCAGCCATGAATCGCAAGCATTTCAAAGATGTCAATGATCCAGAAATCAATACGCGTATCTCCCAGTATGAGATGGCTTTCCGTATGCAAACTTCTGTTCCTGAACTCACTGATACCAGCAAAGAAAAGAAAAGTACTCTTGAAATGTATGGTCCCGATGTCCATAAAAAAGGAACGTTTGCCGCTTCATGCCTACTTGCGCGCCGTATGGTTGAACGCGATGTTCGCATGGTTCAAATATTTCATCGTGGCTGGGACCAACATCATAATATTGCCGGCGATTTACCTAATCAGTGTAAAGATATTGACCAAGCTTGCTACGGACTCATTCAAGATCTCAAGCAAAATGGCTTACTCGAAGATACCCTCGTAGTTTGGGGTGGTGAATTTGGTCGCACTAATTACTGCCAAGGTAAACTCACTCGTGAAAATTACGGTCGCGATCACCACCCAAGGGCCTTCACTATGTGGATGGCTGGTGGCGGCGTCAAGCCAGGTATCGTTCATGGTGAAACTGATGAATTTGGCTATAACGTTGTTAAAGATGGCATCCATATCAACGATTTAAATGCCACGATCCTTAATCAACTGGGCATTGACCACAATCGTCTCACGTACAAATTCCAAGGACTAGATTTTAAACTCACTGGCGTTGAAGGCGCTAATATTGTTAAAGATATTTTAATCTAA
- a CDS encoding DUF1553 domain-containing protein — protein MKNIYYTALLTATIIGSGCALFQSEDKNPLPETVEFNAHIRPILSDKCFHCHGNDKDTVEAGLFLNSFAGATKNLSKRREKYAIVPGHPEQSSLIERIHARDEDEIMPPPESHKTLSPYEKDLLNKWIEQGAEYEEHWAFTPIKNPKTPKVTDQNWPINAIDNFVLNKLQEKKLEPNTQAPKEKLLRRLSFDTTGLPPSIEELDAFLKNDSEDAYEKQIDKFLTKKAYGEHMGRFWLDAARYGDTHGLHLDNYREMWPYRDWVINAFNQNMPFDQFSIEQLAGDLLPTPSLNQKIASGFNRCNVTTSEGGSIAEEYYVRYAVDRTSTTSAVWLGLTTGCAACHDHKFDPVSQKEFYQMTAFFNNITENAMDGNRKDTPPIIHVMNDAQKKKDQDLLAKITKLRKVAPNNNKDPQFLEWSKNAKALKPAPAPIADNSLEFTKEKFKPKKSPIFAIEDDKKSLILDKKSVYESLVNPGFEFNKPFSFGLWVYGTEFTGALISTMDNAQYLRGWDLWLAGGNITIHVINEWPGNALKVGTKKNNLKAKRWNHIFVTSNGSGKANGIKIYLNGRSQTMGRPSNNNLSKTIKNEKSLFIGGRETQPGFKGKISDLRFFNKELNPVQVTSVYGEYPIKHLLAPKKDQAQENKRIKELYTYYRQHVDPAALKADKKLNAANNQRTNFLKSVPTTMIMQERATPRGAYILDRGQYDLRKEKVEPGVPAFLPDLPEGPGNRLTFAKWLFLPDHPLTSRVTVNRFWQQLFGTGLSKTAGDFGSQSEFPSHPKLLDHLSYKFIHSDWDIKALMKYMLMSASYRQNSYIDDEKLEIDPYNRLISRGPRFRLDSEMIRDNALASSGLLVEKVGGPSVKPYQPAGIWNAVAYSKSDTRHFKADKGDGLYRRSLYTFMKRTAPAPMMSNFDAPNRETCSVSRERTNTPLQALQLMNDTQYLEAARMLAENTLKSSKENDKRLNLIFRKLSSRNAEADEILLMQDILNQHQQFYTQNKDAAKDLLSHGERKYDSTLDPVQLAAWTMLSSQLLNLDEVITKE, from the coding sequence ATGAAGAACATTTATTACACAGCTCTACTTACAGCTACAATTATTGGCAGTGGCTGTGCGCTCTTTCAGTCAGAAGACAAAAATCCTCTCCCTGAAACTGTAGAATTTAATGCTCATATTCGACCTATTTTATCCGATAAATGCTTTCATTGCCACGGCAATGACAAAGACACCGTGGAAGCGGGGCTCTTTCTAAACAGTTTTGCTGGGGCGACAAAAAACCTTAGTAAACGTCGTGAAAAATACGCCATCGTCCCTGGCCATCCTGAGCAATCCTCTCTCATTGAACGCATTCATGCACGAGATGAAGATGAGATCATGCCCCCACCCGAATCACATAAAACTTTAAGCCCGTATGAAAAAGATCTTCTCAATAAATGGATTGAACAAGGTGCTGAATACGAAGAACACTGGGCTTTTACTCCCATCAAAAATCCGAAAACTCCAAAAGTTACTGATCAAAATTGGCCCATTAACGCCATCGATAATTTCGTTCTCAACAAACTACAAGAAAAAAAGCTTGAGCCCAATACACAAGCCCCCAAAGAAAAACTTCTACGTAGGTTAAGCTTCGATACTACAGGACTGCCGCCAAGCATTGAAGAATTAGATGCTTTCTTAAAAAACGATTCCGAAGACGCCTACGAAAAACAGATCGATAAATTTTTAACCAAAAAAGCTTATGGCGAACACATGGGTCGCTTCTGGCTCGATGCAGCCCGCTATGGGGATACTCATGGCCTTCACCTAGATAACTATCGTGAAATGTGGCCCTACCGTGATTGGGTTATCAATGCCTTCAATCAAAACATGCCTTTCGATCAATTCTCTATTGAACAATTAGCTGGTGACTTATTGCCCACTCCAAGCTTAAATCAAAAAATTGCTTCAGGCTTCAATCGCTGCAATGTCACTACTAGTGAAGGCGGCTCAATTGCCGAAGAATATTACGTGAGATATGCCGTAGATAGAACATCAACTACTTCTGCTGTTTGGCTAGGCCTCACAACGGGCTGCGCTGCATGCCACGACCATAAGTTTGATCCCGTCTCTCAAAAAGAATTCTATCAAATGACCGCCTTTTTCAACAACATCACCGAAAATGCCATGGATGGAAATCGTAAAGATACTCCACCGATCATTCACGTGATGAATGATGCGCAAAAGAAAAAGGATCAAGATTTATTAGCTAAAATCACCAAATTAAGAAAAGTAGCTCCTAATAATAATAAAGACCCTCAGTTTTTGGAATGGTCGAAAAATGCAAAGGCGCTCAAGCCTGCTCCGGCTCCCATTGCTGATAATAGCCTTGAGTTCACAAAGGAGAAATTTAAACCAAAAAAATCGCCTATTTTTGCTATCGAGGATGATAAAAAATCGCTTATACTTGATAAAAAATCTGTTTATGAAAGCTTAGTAAATCCTGGATTTGAGTTTAATAAACCCTTTTCTTTTGGCCTTTGGGTTTACGGAACCGAGTTCACGGGAGCTCTTATCTCGACAATGGATAATGCTCAATATCTTCGCGGTTGGGATCTCTGGCTAGCAGGTGGCAACATCACCATCCACGTCATTAATGAATGGCCCGGAAATGCCTTAAAAGTTGGGACGAAAAAAAATAATTTAAAAGCTAAGCGATGGAATCATATTTTTGTTACATCTAATGGAAGTGGAAAAGCTAATGGAATAAAAATTTACCTCAATGGTCGCTCTCAAACAATGGGCCGTCCTAGTAATAACAACCTAAGTAAAACCATCAAAAATGAAAAATCTTTATTTATTGGCGGACGTGAAACACAGCCTGGTTTTAAAGGTAAAATTAGTGACTTACGTTTTTTTAACAAAGAACTGAATCCAGTGCAAGTTACTAGTGTGTATGGTGAGTACCCCATTAAACATCTTCTCGCTCCTAAAAAGGACCAAGCCCAAGAAAATAAGCGCATTAAGGAATTGTATACTTACTACCGTCAACACGTAGATCCCGCCGCTCTAAAGGCCGATAAAAAATTAAACGCCGCCAATAACCAAAGAACTAACTTTCTCAAATCTGTACCAACAACGATGATCATGCAAGAACGTGCCACTCCTCGTGGTGCCTATATTCTAGATCGTGGTCAATATGATCTACGTAAAGAGAAAGTTGAACCCGGCGTCCCTGCTTTCTTACCTGACTTACCCGAAGGACCAGGAAATCGTCTCACTTTTGCAAAATGGCTCTTCTTACCAGATCACCCACTCACTTCACGCGTCACTGTCAACCGTTTTTGGCAGCAACTTTTTGGCACCGGTTTATCTAAAACTGCAGGTGACTTTGGCTCACAGAGTGAATTCCCTTCGCACCCCAAGCTACTTGATCACCTCTCATACAAATTCATTCACAGTGACTGGGATATAAAAGCTCTCATGAAATACATGCTTATGTCAGCTAGTTATCGCCAAAACAGTTACATAGATGATGAGAAATTAGAAATAGATCCTTACAATCGTTTAATTTCACGTGGACCACGTTTTCGACTCGACTCTGAAATGATTAGAGACAATGCTCTTGCTAGTTCAGGTCTACTCGTAGAGAAAGTCGGTGGTCCATCAGTCAAACCCTACCAACCAGCTGGAATTTGGAATGCGGTCGCCTACTCTAAATCAGATACACGCCACTTCAAAGCGGACAAAGGCGACGGGCTTTATCGACGGAGCCTCTACACTTTTATGAAGCGTACAGCCCCCGCACCAATGATGAGCAATTTTGACGCACCCAATCGAGAGACATGCTCAGTGAGTCGTGAACGTACCAATACACCTCTCCAAGCTTTACAATTAATGAATGATACTCAGTACCTAGAAGCCGCTCGCATGCTAGCAGAAAACACTCTCAAATCATCTAAGGAAAACGATAAACGCTTAAATTTGATTTTCAGAAAACTGAGCTCCAGAAATGCCGAAGCCGATGAGATCTTACTCATGCAAGACATTTTAAATCAACATCAGCAATTCTATACTCAAAACAAGGATGCCGCTAAGGACTTACTAAGTCATGGCGAACGCAAATACGACTCAACACTCGATCCCGTTCAACTAGCTGCATGGACGATGCTAAGTAGTCAGTTACTCAACCTCGATGAAGTTATAACAAAGGAATAA
- a CDS encoding ROK family transcriptional regulator, producing the protein MNDLQKSMNQQSAAQYNRQQVLRLLRVNRGLSRVQLSERTQLQNSTMSYIIRDFINRGVVVEGEKLEGGAGYKKQTSLVVNPGLGWVIGIVVQNVYAELVKVDYAGEIIDSCNFEVDPDITTLPAYLKNRLENWFKERGCPPGPLKGICLGLPAIVDHSSGSIKSSSFFNVQNYPIAAEMKSLFPGAEIMIDNDARQAAMAELVHKDTDSGNFLFYYMNYQKVSKGVKPCSFSSVMFVNGQMLNGANSSAGELSGVLKPHDPPFLSLEEWDLLQDPDGELSPSLMSLGLWVLPWLEALSCYSDPESVVMGGALNWQNKKLFKMINEYLANRLQTLGKNPIEVRRANSPVQSVAYGAASSLLDHLSKELIQA; encoded by the coding sequence ATGAATGATTTACAGAAAAGTATGAACCAGCAAAGTGCAGCTCAATATAACCGCCAGCAGGTCTTGAGACTCTTGAGAGTCAATAGGGGACTAAGTCGTGTTCAGTTGTCTGAGCGTACTCAATTACAGAATTCAACCATGTCATATATTATCCGAGATTTTATTAATCGTGGAGTCGTGGTAGAAGGTGAAAAACTCGAGGGCGGGGCTGGCTATAAGAAGCAGACATCGCTTGTAGTTAATCCTGGATTGGGTTGGGTTATTGGCATAGTTGTGCAAAATGTTTATGCTGAGTTAGTTAAAGTAGATTATGCAGGTGAGATTATTGACTCATGTAATTTTGAGGTAGATCCAGATATTACGACTTTACCTGCGTATCTTAAAAATCGTTTAGAAAATTGGTTTAAAGAACGAGGCTGTCCACCTGGACCTCTCAAAGGAATATGTTTGGGCTTGCCTGCAATTGTGGATCATAGTTCAGGAAGTATAAAAAGCTCCTCGTTTTTTAATGTTCAGAATTATCCTATTGCGGCTGAGATGAAAAGTCTTTTTCCAGGTGCTGAAATCATGATTGATAATGATGCGAGGCAGGCAGCTATGGCCGAATTAGTGCACAAAGATACCGATTCGGGTAATTTTTTATTTTATTATATGAACTATCAAAAAGTAAGTAAGGGAGTTAAGCCTTGTAGCTTTAGTTCCGTGATGTTTGTGAATGGCCAAATGCTCAATGGAGCCAATTCGTCGGCAGGTGAACTGTCTGGAGTCTTGAAACCGCATGATCCACCTTTCCTTTCTTTAGAGGAATGGGACTTGCTGCAAGACCCTGATGGTGAATTGAGTCCAAGTTTAATGAGTTTAGGTTTATGGGTGTTGCCTTGGTTAGAAGCCTTGAGTTGTTATTCTGATCCAGAAAGTGTGGTTATGGGTGGTGCTTTGAATTGGCAAAATAAGAAACTCTTTAAGATGATTAATGAGTATTTAGCGAATCGCCTGCAGACACTAGGTAAGAACCCAATAGAAGTGCGTCGAGCCAACTCTCCTGTGCAGAGTGTTGCTTATGGTGCAGCGAGTTCTCTCTTAGATCACTTATCAAAAGAACTTATACAAGCTTAA